AAGAATTGAAGTCGAACAATACATAGATCTTTACATTAATATATGAATGAATggaaataaatacaaaaaataagtGTCAATTTCAGCAATCATCATTCGATCTGGTTTGGTCGAGCCATCAATGTCACTTTACTGAAAGTTTTTCATTCCCAACTAACACAATTTAAaatagagggaacatcattttaggtctaCGAACTTtgacaaagtatcattttaggtccgtaaactttgaaaattttattttaggtccgtgaactttgagttagtatcattttaggtcatttttactatttccaagtttttttggacgaaaataccctcaatacattaaatgtatatatttttaataaatttatcatatactcatattttttttataaatatctttacaatatatttttgacaaattttctaaatataatttgaccttaaatattatcacttaattttgtgacatacaagtaaaattgcttcttcaattttttatcttatttttttaatgttgaataaataacttttctctaataaaaaaaattgaataaagatcttttcttgcatgtcacaaaattaaattataatattgaaggtcaaattatatttagaaaatttgtcaaaaatatattgtaaagatatttataaaaagatctttattcaattttttttattattaaagaaaagttctttattcaattttaaaaaaaattaatataaaaaattgaagaagcaattttacttgcatgtcacaaaattaagtgataatatttaaggtcaaattatatttagaaaatttgtcaaaaatatattgtaaagatatttataaaaaatatgagtatatgataaatttattaaaaatatatactatattttaaggtattgagggtattttcgtcccaaaaaacttggaaatagtaaaaaggacctaaaatgatactaactcaaagttcacggacctaaaataagattttcaaagtttacggacctaaaatgatactttggcaaagttcgttgacctaaaatgatgttccctctttaaaataaaagaaaattccCATCATCTTACATAATGTTTTTATTTCTCTTATTAATTCTGTAATGGACAGTCACTCCCATAAATGCTCCATTTTTAATATGCTCAAACTTCAGAAAGATTTGAGCTTTTGTATAGATTGGATCTGAATGGGGGAGACACTTTTCTTTTCTGACTGAATCTTGAATTGGGCTCTGAAAATTTAGCTCCTTTTAATTTCTAAGGTctgttttttgtatttttattttccatttttttctgCTTTCTCTCTCTCTGCGTTTGTTTTTTGAGGTGGTGGTGTTGATGTTTTTCTACTACTTTTCTTGTTCATATTTAAGCTGATTATCTCGTTCTTGATTGCGGTATTGTAGCTCTAATTTTCGTCTGTGTGTATTTTAGTTTGAAATTGGGATAATATCATATGGAGACAAAAAAAATTCTGGTTGGGAGTGGAAACAATTAAGCGAATGGCATTTCTACTTTGCAAACTAATTTTGGCGTTCTTGGACAATTTTCTCAGTATTGTtttgtaaatttaaatacatTGGATATTGCAATTATTTGCATTTTCTCATCAAACTTAAATTGCATAAAGCCAGTCATGATCAAACTCCCAAGTAGAATTTCATTCATGTTTATTGTCTTAATGCAAACATAGTAGTACTTCATTTGATCCCAAATTTTGTCTTAGCTCTGTGTAATTCTTGAATTTTAATGTCTCAGTGTCAAGGGAATGTCTCTTATCAGTTAATGGATGAAGGAATAGTGAGTTATCTTCTTGCTTCAAATAAACTATATGTGCAAgttcttgaatcttgattatTGGTATTCCGTGAGAAATCAAAAGTCTGATGCTTTTCAGACTGCAAATCTGTGTCccgattattttttttatgtatatacCACTTTGGTATGTTATTCCTGTTGATGTTCGTATTCCGTTGAATTTAAATGTTCTTTAGTGTTGTAATGTAGGTCGATGAACAAGGACGAAACTAGGGGTACCTCGATTGCTTTGAGGTAGACCCCAGGAAAACTTAGTGATCCGGTATTTGACAATGGCCTCGGGAGAACTGATTGATCAGGAACGCGAGTCTATGAGCGTGTCCAAACGTCTAGTAAGAAGTATGAGCCAGAAATGGAAAAGAATGGGAAACAAAAGCGAGGGTTGTGTGGAGGGTGATACAGCTGGGGTGTCTTTGAGTTGCCTGACTCTCTACGGTAGAGTTGGAGGGTGCAAAGTAGGCGCTGACACTGGCGAAGAATTTGGGGAGACAGGGTGTAGGAGGCGGTCGAGTGGGAGTGATGAAGGAAAGGGATACATTGCAATGTGTGGAAACGAGGAAGCAACTGTCGACTGCTTTTCGTATGGTAGGAGAGAGAAGCTGTGGAGGAAGAACAACCGGAGGCTCTTGAAATCTCAAGAGAGGGATAGCTTGAACGCCCACCTCCCGGACGATGTTCTGGAGATGTGCTTGGTGAGGCTCCCGTTGAGAAGTCTCATGAACGCTCGTCTTGTCTGCAAGAAGTGGAGGAGCTTGACAACGACTCGTAGGTTCATGCAGACGAGGAGGGAGTGCTCGTTCGAGAGTCCGTGGTTGTTTCTGTTTGGCATTGTTAAAGACGGCTTCTGTATGGGAGAGGTGCACGCGTTGGATGTTTCCCTAAAGGAATGGCACAAGATCGATTCTCCTGCTCTCAAGGGGAGGTTTCTGTTCTCTGTCTCGAGTATCCTCGACAATATTTACATAGTTGGGGGTCGTTCAAGCCTGGCCAATTCCGGTAGGGTGGATCGCAGCTTGTTCAAGACACATAGGAGCGTCATAGTTTTCAACCCCTTAAGTAAATCATCGCGTAAAGTTGCGTCCATGAACCACCCTCGCTCATCTCCGGTTCTCGGGATCTCGGAGGTTAATCTGAATTGTTTGATCATCAGAAACCAGGTAGCTCAGCCGGAGAGACGTTTCCACAGGTCAAGAGTTGGTGGTGTGTCGGATGTTTACGAGGATCCTCACCGGCTTTCAGTTAGACGCCAGGCGAGGAGCTCTCAAGACGAAAACGTGCAGCAAAAGCAGGAGAATGTTCGGCGCAGTAAAGAAGGTCGAATGTTTGTTCTCATCGCGGTGGGGGGTCTCGGATCGTGGGACGAGCCGCTCGATTCGGGCGAGATCTACGACCCTGCTTCAAATAAATGGACCGATATCTCAAGAATCCCTCTAGACTTCGGATTGGCTTGTTCCGGCGTCGTTTGCAACGGGATCTTCTATGTCTACTCGGAAAGCGACCGGCTCGCCGGGTATGACATCGAGCGGGGACACTGGATCAGGATTCAGACGACCCTGACTCCGTCCCGCGTGCACGAGTACAATCCGAAGCTTGTCTCGTGCAAGGGCCGCCTCCTTATGCTCTCTGTATCGTGGTGCGAAGGCGACGGTCAGATCGGGAGGAGGAACAAGGCGATTCGGAAGCTTTGGGAGCTCGATCTCAGGCACCATTCTTGGAAGGCGGTCTCCGTGCACCCGGACGCTCCGATGGACTGGAACGCTGCGTTCGTGGCCGATGAAGATCTCGTCTTCGGAGTCGAGATGTTCAAGATTTTCGGGCAGGTGCTCGAGTTTGTGACAATGTTCGATGGCAACGGCTGGAACCACGTCTCGAGGAACCACGCGGCCCGTGACATTGACGCTTCGTCGTGCATGACCAAATCGATGGCTGTGCTGCGCTTGTAACTCAGGTAAATTTAAAGAAATGAATCATGGCTTAATCTTTTTCCCTCatcatttcttgattgattCTCTCTGATGAGATTGTTAGTATTTGTCACAgattgtttctcttttttttttttattattttttgtgtttgtattATTGTACAAGTTGGTCCTAATGTAATATGTCCACACATTGAATGTTTTCTATACATCAAGAtaataaatccaaaaaaatagtgCATAATCATTGATTCAAGATTTGTAACCATTATACAACaatgaattatttccaaaaatgggaagaaaaaagagaagggaaaaaagaaaaataaaagttgCAGTATCTACTTCTTCACATATTCGTCAAGACTTGTTTGCAAAAATACCTGAGAAGTTCGGGATCTTGTCTACACGCCTCAATGCGCGCTCGGCGATCTGTCGGGTCAGGTAGTCTCCATGTTGGAACGCGTCCACGAGCGCTGTGCAGACGTTGGGACTGTCCGATACTTCGCTGGCaacaatggcggatccaggaacaaattatcgtggggtcgaacaagatagtaaataagttgattttgatatactgtaaaaaaatattactactactatttaacattaattgatattttaagatgagaatatatttttaatggacttttaagaattaattcaaataaagaaaatatttcaaagccCATTTTACAATTAGATAACATATTTAGgatatttaatcttttaaatttaGTTAAATTTATTGATGCCGGTTTATTCTATTTCACGAGTGAATATAGGGATGAGAAAACAATAATGACATCTCCAATACCATTCCTCTTTCTCTTCGAAAACAAAAACCGCGGAAGGACTCTTCGCCTCCAACTCCTTCGTTCTCGACAACAGTCTATCCATCCGGCTGCCTCACTTCCTTCCTTTCTCTCTGATCAGTCTCCTCATCATCTCACACGCGTGAGGACGTGAGGTGGGGGCGGAGACGTGAACGCCGTAGGGTCGGAGGCCGAAGAAAGTAGCTTTCCGGTGCACTTCGGGGCaggtggtggggtcggccgaccccgcccgaccccacctggatccgccagtGGCTGGCGATCTCGTTGTTTCTCAGCAGTCTCTCCACGGCCCAGACGGCCCTCCTTCTCAGGCTGTCCGTCCGTTTCTCGAGCAGCACGTCGAGTATAGGCTTCACTCCTTCCACGTCGAGCAACGCCTGCACGCCATTGTCTATGACCACCTCGTCATCCAACAGGGTGCACAGAGCCGCGAGCGATGCCTCGGCCACGTTCTCGTTGGTGTGGTCGAGGAGCGCGACGAGCTTGTCCACGGCCTGCCCTTCCAAGATGCAGAATGTCTCTCTCAACGAGCACGTGCCACGGTGGACCTTGCAGAGCCCGGTGATGATCGGAGGCTTGCTCATGCAGGAGAAGACCGTGGCACAGAAGCCGGGAGGGGCAAACTCCGGCAGCCTCGTCAAGTTCTTCGTCTCTTGCGATAGGTTTTCCAACGCCATAGCCGATACCATCTGCACGTTGTCGAGGCCGTTCATTTGAAGGAGATCGATGAAGAGGGCGGCGAGGTTGTGCTCGCGGCAGAGCACGCGGGCGGCACAGGACTCATCCGATAGGGCGAATGTGATCCTTGATAGAACCTTGATGAGCCCTTCAAGATACGGAGTCATGAACCGGCTCCCTCGGGTCTCCCCTTGCCGGATCCTTGTTACTCTCGAGATGAAGAGCTCGAACGCGCCCTCGGCCAGCACCCGTCTCGTCAGGCCAGCATCTCTCTCTGGGAGATCGGCTAGTAGTCCGACCGCTGCTGCCTGCTCCTCAGTTATCCCTACGTTCTCCAACGTCACTCTGATCAGGCTCCCGAGCGTCCCAGACGTGCCGTGCAAGCAGTCGGCCAGCTCCTGCCCCATGTGCGGCGAGAGATTCCGAAGAAGCTTGATCGGCGCGAACCTCAGATCTCGCTGAGGCGTCTCGACAAACTGTACCAAGCTCATGGTAGCACCGGAGCTTTTGATGGCCGAGACAACGCTATATACGGTGGAGGGCGAGCCCAACGAGCACTTCAAGGAGCTTGCACCCGATCGCAGGGCCGGTGTTGCTGATGAGATGCAGGAGATTATGAATGACCTCCTCCGACACGAGACTCTGGTGGTCCGGCCCAACCTTGATCGAGTCAAAATCGTAGCTCGAGTTCACCACATTTGCAAGAATCGTAGCCGAAATCTCCTTCAGCCGCATCGGCAGCTGCTTGACCCCGACAGTGAAGAGATCCTGAACAAGAGGCGGAAGGATATCCGCCTCGATCAGAACCTTCGCACTCGTGTCATCTGACGAGATCTGGTTCAAAGCCTTCAAAGCGGCCTCCCTCGACTTCACATCGTTACTCTTCATCAGATTGATCAGCGAGAAACCGGCTGTCCTCTCCACGAACACCTTCACCTCGTTGTCCAGCACCAGCTCACCGAGCAATGCTGACATGGACAGTTTGGTTTCCGCAGATCCTTCGAGTAGCAGGTGCAGAAGGGGCTGCAATCTGCCGCATTCGGCCATCTGTCGCACGTTGTTCTCGCAACGAGCGAGGTTTTCTAGCGTCTGTTCAGCCTTTTCGACTGTCAAGACGTCTTCTGAGTTGCTGCTAGCCATCCCTACCAAAATGAGAATAGCTCCATTAACAGAGCCAATCTTCTCACAGAGTTTTCTCTGATTTAGAGAGCTCATACAGCAAAGCAAcagcttcttctctctctttcgaCTGCTCGTGCGATAGGAACTTTACCACTGTTCTCACCTTGTCACCTTCCGCCGTTATGTCCTGCAAAACCACGACACTGTGAGCGATGCGAGCTAACAGAAAACCAACCGAGGCAGGCAACTAAAAAGGCACAAGTATCAACCTTCGACAACCTTATTATCATTGTTGTCCTCCACCACAATCTGAATCGTTTCCAGAGCTTTGCTCCGGACCCTCCGACTGCTGCTCTTCAGCATGTCAACAATCATGGGTATCAGCTCTTCGTGGCGGATCATGTGCTTGTTCAAGTGGCTTTTCAGGCAGAGGCCCTGGATGAACTTCAGAGCCTGTATGATATCACTCTCCGGGGTCGACAGGGATAAGGATCTACGAGCCATGTCGACCTGAGCTGCCTCGCTCCTTGCATTCCATTCCTCAATCGTGTTCCTCAACGCTATGCTCGGATTCAGTTCTGTGCTTCTCAACTCCCTCAGCGTTAACTGGCACACCATCTTCCTGCCGTTCTCCCTGCACTCCTTGAACCATTTCTCAATGGCCTCTCTCTCGAATGTCTGCCCGTTTTCCAAGGTCACGGGATCCCGCATCACCTGCTTCGTCAAGGGGCATATAAACGCATCATAGATCGGTTCCAGATATAATCTGTCGAGATGGTGGCTGTCGTCCGATTGAACACCCTTCTCGTAGCTCACGTCCCAGTTCCCGTCCATTGAAACCTAGAAAGAGGAAACAAGATCGTCAACACAACAAACAAGCCACTTCATTACATCGATTTTCCAATCCAGACAGCGCGTTCCTAGCTCATATCCTGTCTGCAAAACTCATTATCGGGTTTATGCCCACCCAAACGCCCACGAAAATCACCTAAAGCGGCATGTAAGAGCCCTCGAAAACCCCACATCAAGTTAAACTCAAAACTGAACGATATATGCAGATtgacataaaacaaaacaatctGTTACACATGATGCAAATGAGGGTCCTAAAATCAAGCCTCTTCAACTTTATGATATGCTCTCACTTCGATTTTCAATCCAAAAAATGCATCCCTAGTTCCTATTCCGGCTAGGATATTAGTAGGGGAGCTCGTGATCTTGATTTAGATCATCCCCGAATTCCAAATACAAGACATGGAGTAAATTCTACTAATAACAAACCTAAGTTTTCATCTACAACATCTAGTACTACTTCTCAAGGTGAAGATTTGATGAAAGCCACTTCACTTCGATTTTCAGTTCATAGTCTGGATCCGGCCACGTTTAGACAACAAGAAAATATCACCTACAAAGAGCACAAACTAGTCCTAGAAAGAAAAAATTGCAAACCAACTTGCTGGCTGAAGATGTTTACAAACCAACTATGATCACACAATTGCTAATTTCAGCTTCTAACACCAATTCAAAGAAAAATTGCAAGAATTCTCAATCCACTCCACTCCACCTAAACAAGCTGAAATTGAGACCTAAACCCTAAAGAGATCAAGCAACAATCCAACCACACATGctcaaaatcaagaaactcccagttcaataaaataaaattaacccAGAAAGCTCCACAATCCTAGAACCCTCAATCAGCATCCAAAAAGCTAAACATTGCAAGAGAAGGTAGATCGATTACCTCAAATAGAAAACGTCAAGAACACAACTTGGTGGTGGGTGGGGCAGAAAAACTCCAAATGGGTGTCAAAAGAAACTCGAGAAAATCCAACCAAttgcaaaaaatcaaaactttggGCTCCCTGAATCATGGGGGAAGTAGCGGAGATGGGGAGAGAGAGTGTGACAaatattaagagcatccgcaatggcggacttcgacacggaattcccacggacgtgccggaattccgtggcggacgtccgccattaggcacgCATGGCACGGATACAGAATTGAGCTGAGGACGTCGCTGGTCCGCGGCTTTCTGCGGAATTCCGcagggacgtccgccattgcttctactcccgcggaattccgcgcCGAATTCcgatttatttcattttttttgtaatgtctatatatactgctcgttgaatttcacttcattcgcaccacttgttttaacaagtttccctctctctaaatttcttttatataatagtaatgACTGGTAGTGGTAGTGACCATCACGAAGACCCTATGGCTCGGATTTGGGCACATGTGCGGGAAGCTGCGGCAAGAGAGGAACAAGCGGCATCGGCGCCggcggtgcctcgacccatccatcgttgCACTATAGTACCCCGcgaccacctcgctgcccaccgtcggttgtacgatgactactttgcgccggagccacggtttgcGGAGACCCTATTCCGacgacggtttaggatgcatcggctgctgtttatgcgtatcgttggcgctttggagcgtcgatacgggtatttcagggtgcgggaggatgcagcgggtaaacccggccacacgccggtccagaagtgcactgccgcaatcaggcagttggcgtACGGAGGTGCGGcagacatgttcgacgagtacctccacatcggcgagtcgACTGCCCGCGgttgcctgaagtatttttgtcagggcattagggagatattcggggataggtatcttcggaagcctacccccgaagattgtcaggctctgctggatatgcacgggtctcagcacggcttcccggggatgctgggcagcatagattgtatgcactgggaatggaagaactgccccgctgcctggaaagggatgtgtacactaccggtttcaaggccaagaatcccacgatgatccttgaagcggtagctgactaccggttgtggatttggcatgcttattttggagtagccggggcgaacaacgacatcaacgtcctctaGTCGTCGCCCATTTTCAatgaccagtgcatgggcgtcggtccggctcgtcgccaacggcaaccagcacaacatgggctattatttggcggatggaaTATACCcaatgtggcccgtctttgtgaagacaatcagatGCCCAACGGATGAGAAGAAGGTATACTTTGCGcaacgtcaggaggcagcgtgcaaggatgtggagcgggcatttggtgagCTCCAAGCTCGATGGGTGGCAGTGAAGGGTCcgtcacggctgtggtatgttgacagcatcgccgacatcatgtacgcatgtattatcatgcacaacatgatcgtcgaagatgaaggccCAGCACTGaccgattgggccaatgatgatactaacgctgcgggtccaagccacggcgtggccacgagcaatgtacgcatggggataccccatgacgacgtcgatcgagtccgtgcatttgccgacatgcgccaaaaacaagcccacgtttgactccagaacgatattattgaagaagtgtggcagCGTAGGGGTCGTCGCTGATGTAGTTTG
This genomic interval from Salvia splendens isolate huo1 chromosome 13, SspV2, whole genome shotgun sequence contains the following:
- the LOC121761793 gene encoding F-box/kelch-repeat protein At5g42350-like yields the protein MASGELIDQERESMSVSKRLVRSMSQKWKRMGNKSEGCVEGDTAGVSLSCLTLYGRVGGCKVGADTGEEFGETGCRRRSSGSDEGKGYIAMCGNEEATVDCFSYGRREKLWRKNNRRLLKSQERDSLNAHLPDDVLEMCLVRLPLRSLMNARLVCKKWRSLTTTRRFMQTRRECSFESPWLFLFGIVKDGFCMGEVHALDVSLKEWHKIDSPALKGRFLFSVSSILDNIYIVGGRSSLANSGRVDRSLFKTHRSVIVFNPLSKSSRKVASMNHPRSSPVLGISEVNLNCLIIRNQVAQPERRFHRSRVGGVSDVYEDPHRLSVRRQARSSQDENVQQKQENVRRSKEGRMFVLIAVGGLGSWDEPLDSGEIYDPASNKWTDISRIPLDFGLACSGVVCNGIFYVYSESDRLAGYDIERGHWIRIQTTLTPSRVHEYNPKLVSCKGRLLMLSVSWCEGDGQIGRRNKAIRKLWELDLRHHSWKAVSVHPDAPMDWNAAFVADEDLVFGVEMFKIFGQVLEFVTMFDGNGWNHVSRNHAARDIDASSCMTKSMAVLRL